Within Capra hircus breed San Clemente chromosome 7, ASM170441v1, whole genome shotgun sequence, the genomic segment GCCCCCTTTAAGTCTTTGTTTCTCAGACTGTAGATAaaggggttcagcatgggtgTGACCACAGTGTACATCACTGAGGCTGTTGCACTCGAGTGTGAGCTGTGGGTAGCAGCAGAGCTAAGGTACACTCCTAGGCTCGTACAAAAGAATAAGGAGACAACTGAGAGGTGAGATGCACAGGTGGAAAATGCTTTATACTTTCCCTGAACTGATGAGATTCTGCATATACAGGAAACTATTTTTGAGTAAGAATAAAGGATACCAGCCAGGGGACCACCACCCAGAAGCACAACTGTAAGATACATTACCATATTATTAAGAAAGGTGTCAGAACAGGCAAGTTGGGTTATCTGACTGAGGTCACAAAAAAAGTTAGGGATTTCCACAACAGTGCAAAATGAAAGCTGTAACAAAATTAAACTTTGTAACAAGGAATTCAGGACACTGATGGTCCAGGACACCAGAACCAGCAGAAAGCAGAGCCTAGGGTTCATAATGACCATGTAGTGCAGGGGGTGACAGATGGCCAcaaagcggtcataggccatcactgtGAGGAGGAAGATGTCCAATACTGCAGacagtaggaaaaaataaatttgtgtgaTGCAGGCTTCATAGGTTATAACTTTGCTCTGGGTCTGGACATTCCTCAACATCTTTGGGATAGTGGTAGAAGTGAAACAGATGTCTACGAAGGACAGATTGGTGAGAaaaaagtacatgggggtgtgtaGGTGGGCATCTGAGATGACTGCCAGGATGATGAGCAGGTTTCCAAACACGGTGATCAGGTACATAGAGAAAAAAAGTCCAAATATGAGGGGCTGCTGTTCTGGTTCCTGtgagaatcccagaagaagaaactcTGAAATTTCTGTATCATTCCCCAATTCCATGTAGTAGAGGTGACTgcctggaaacaaacaaacaaaagaaaaacaaatgacatgACTAGTTTTATCTGAAATTGGCATTGTAACAACGTTGAAATTCTACAATTTtgcattcaaaaattaaaatctgtatgTTTTGCATGAACATTTCTCCTTCAAGAGATCCCCTGTGCCATCTCTGAGTACCAACTTCTGGCACATATCCAGCCTCCTCCCCAAATGGTCATGTATTGGAGAGTTTAGATGAGAAATTCTGCCATGTTTTTGGGGAATATAAATTGGGGACCGACCTACTTCTAGATAAAGAGCATACTATACTGAGAGATAGTTGCTATGAAGAAAGAGATCTAGTATGAAGAAGAAAGTTAATGGGGGtattatgctttattttcttgggctccaaaatcactgtggatggtgactgcaccatggAATTAagggatgcttgctccttggaagaaaagctatgacaaacttagatagcatattaaaaagcagagacatcactttgctgacaaagtttccttatggtcaaaactatggtttctccagtagtcatgtacagatgtgagagtttgactataaaaaaggctgaatgccaaagaattgatatttttgaactgtggtattggagaagactcttgagagtcctttggactgcaagatcaaaccagtcaatcctaaaggaagtcgtctcagaatattcattggaaggactgatgctgaagctgaagctccaatcctttggctatctgatacaaagagctgactctgcaaaaaccctgatgctgggaaagattgagggcaggaaaaggagagggccacagaggataagatggttggatggcatcacccgactcaatggacatgagttcaagcaaacttcaggaaatggtgaagtacagggaagcctggtgtgctgcagtccatagggttgcaaagagttggacatgtctgagtgaacAAAACCACCAACAACGTTTTATGGAGTGTTCAGATAGTCTGCCAAACATCTGAACAGAGACCTCATGGAAGTGAGGGCTGGAGATGTGAGATTATCTGAAGGAAATGTGTGTGTAGTGGACAGAGATAACCCCAAGGTGAAAGGACCTGAAAAGGTATTTGTTTCAGAAAATCAAGTTTGAAAGGAAGCTTTTGTATCCATGGGAAAGGTAAAGTGATGAGATATAGTATTAGAAAATTTGGAGGTACCAAGAGACCTCCTTGCAGTGACCAGGCTATTCTCAATCTCAGGCACAGAATTAGGAAAACAATTTCACAAGCCAAGCTGTCAACATCAGATTATCTTTCTTCCCTAAGTGTAGTAATAGTACCTAAAGTCCAGTACTATTTTTGcagagttagctctttgcatcagatagccaaaggattggagcttcagcttcaatagtGCCTAAATACCCTGGACACATAAAACAGGGTTCTATTTAAATATGACAATTTTGTATTCAGCCTGGCTTTCTGTGGGAGTGGGATAGGGGTAGGAGAGGGtggttcaagagggaggtgatactctcagacataaatcacagcaggatcctctatgatccacctcccagaattctggaaataaaagcaaaaataaacaaatgggatctaattaaaattaaaagcctctgcacaacaaaggaaaatataagcaaggtgaaaagacagccttctgaatgggagaaaataatagcaaatgaagcaactgacaaacaactaatctcaaaaatatacaagcaacttatgcagctcaattccggaa encodes:
- the LOC102183587 gene encoding olfactory receptor 7A10-like translates to MELGNDTEISEFLLLGFSQEPEQQPLIFGLFFSMYLITVFGNLLIILAVISDAHLHTPMYFFLTNLSFVDICFTSTTIPKMLRNVQTQSKVITYEACITQIYFFLLSAVLDIFLLTVMAYDRFVAICHPLHYMVIMNPRLCFLLVLVSWTISVLNSLLQSLILLQLSFCTVVEIPNFFCDLSQITQLACSDTFLNNMVMYLTVVLLGGGPLAGILYSYSKIVSCICRISSVQGKYKAFSTCASHLSVVSLFFCTSLGVYLSSAATHSSHSSATASVMYTVVTPMLNPFIYSLRNKDLKGALKRFFVMASLKRLIILDLEKCPKFQISKSQSQ